The genomic interval acggacggacggacggacggacggacggacggaccgGAGGCCAAAAAGATGTCATATAATTGTGATAAATATGTGAAATGTGATATAATGTTTTATaccttgaatttttttcctAGACTTTTAAATCCTGCCTGGATTTCCTTAAGATTGGAATTACTGAAAATGGTATTTACACCATCACCGGAAGTGACGACAAACAATTCAGCGTGTACTGTGACTTCCGGTCTGAACCACCCGCAGCCTGGACTCTAGTTATGGCTTTTTCTCGGAGAAACAGAAGAATCGACGCCTTCTGTAATAAGGCTTTCTCCGTCGACATCCAGCGCAACGAGAACAACCCCAACTGGAATGACTTCCGGCTGTCCCTTCCCAGAATGCAGCTCCTGAAATCCCAGTCTACTCATTGGCGCGTTACCACAGGATTCCCGGTTTTTAGTGTAGACTACAAAGATTACGTTCGTGGAAAATTCTTGGCGTTCGACATCATGACGTTCAGTGGAGCCGATACCTGCAAACCGGTTGAACTGGTAAACATCCGAGGATTCGTGGGAGCTAACACTGAGGCGGCGTTTTGGCAGGATGGAGCGGCTCTTCATATCGACAGCAGCGCCACTCGTTGTCAGTTCAAGTCAAACTCGGGCGCAGCCTTAAGCGAGAACAACTTTGGCTTTTACTGCGAATCGGATTCCTCCATGAATGTGAATTTTCGCGGAACGAAAGACGACGACAGCACCACTGAGTATTGGTTCGGAGGATATGCATAGTCAGAACATGGCGGATCAAGGCGGGATCCCAAGGAGCCAAAGAGATTTATGTGTGAAAAAAGCCTTAGAGAGTTTTTTCTTAGGTGCATATCCCCATCAAACCCTAATATCGCTGTATCAATTCCTGTAGCAATTTCCTGTTTGTTAGAGCTAGGAAGCCGATGTAACAATATGAATGCTAGAAGCCAATGAATTTCAccggagagggagggggggattctgataaaaacaaacgtgggtgatcgtcggcaaaatcgattttaaccctaagggaggGCACTTTGGGCGTAGTCAACAAAAATTCTTACCTTCATGGGTGtagttgaaggattttttaaacCTAAAAGATGGCTGAATCGGGAGAAAAACGTTAAATATCCCCTTAGGGGATCgaattggtcgaattttatactctaagagatggcaaaatcggaaaaatccttcaacaccACCTGTGCGTCTAAATCCAGGGAGTGTCCAGTTTTCTTTACgtagtttctttttttcgtTTCGGACATTATATTTGGCACGCTAATCTGTTGAATTTTTTTCGAAACCACATGCCATTTTCACCTCTTGGTTTGGACAATTTTGTATTCTCTCACTTTATATTGAGAAATTTAATGTAGTCACGTGAATGATGTGCATGCAGAGTCAAGTTTTAAAAAGTTGCTTAATCATGAGTGAGTTATCTTGGAGTCACCTTGACTTCATTGATAATTTTCTAAATACGCAGGGACGAGAGACCAACTCTGTCCTCACGCATTT from Nematostella vectensis chromosome 14, jaNemVect1.1, whole genome shotgun sequence carries:
- the LOC116610707 gene encoding uncharacterized protein LOC116610707 isoform X1, translated to MATSSGRREVKAKKEVDTCIDRIKMAGLSMLCGFTLLMASFFTIAESIERKENKKSGIFMRIEGFAIIHGVISEHGVTSSVECGQKCLMHYQCRSYNLVSGSSCQLLNVTKTTAKDSLVETPNSIHFYDKAETFKSCLDFLKIGITENGIYTITGSDDKQFSVYCDFRSEPPAAWTLVMAFSRRNRRIDAFCNKAFSVDIQRNENNPNWNDFRLSLPRMQLLKSQSTHWRVTTGFPVFSVDYKDYVRGKFLAFDIMTFSGADTCKPVELVNIRGFVGANTEAAFWQDGAALHIDSSATRCQFKSNSGAALSENNFGFYCESDSSMNVNFRGTKDDDSTTEYWFGGYA
- the LOC116610707 gene encoding uncharacterized protein LOC116610707 isoform X2; its protein translation is MAGLSMLCGFTLLMASFFTIAESIERKENKKSGIFMRIEGFAIIHGVISEHGVTSSVECGQKCLMHYQCRSYNLVSGSSCQLLNVTKTTAKDSLVETPNSIHFYDKAETFKSCLDFLKIGITENGIYTITGSDDKQFSVYCDFRSEPPAAWTLVMAFSRRNRRIDAFCNKAFSVDIQRNENNPNWNDFRLSLPRMQLLKSQSTHWRVTTGFPVFSVDYKDYVRGKFLAFDIMTFSGADTCKPVELVNIRGFVGANTEAAFWQDGAALHIDSSATRCQFKSNSGAALSENNFGFYCESDSSMNVNFRGTKDDDSTTEYWFGGYA